Proteins encoded within one genomic window of Haladaptatus sp. QDMS2:
- a CDS encoding ABC transporter ATP-binding protein: MAAIELANVTKRYDDVAALKTLDLTVERGEIYGFLGPNGAGKSTTINLLLDFIRPTAGTVTVLGHDAQAESLAVRQQTGVLPEGFSMYNRLTGRKHVEFAIESKEASDDPDALLRRVGLEGEGDRKAGGYSKGMRQRLALAMAIAGSPELLILDEPSTGLDPNGAREMRRIITEERDRGATVFFSSHILEQVEAICDRVGILRKGELVAEDTLSALRDETGAGTTLVITVAALPDGALDAVRSLPGVLDVSHEDDTVTVACEDGTKTRVLTTLEDNGATVTDFSTKEASLEDLFASYTEVSA; this comes from the coding sequence ATGGCCGCCATCGAACTGGCCAACGTCACCAAGCGATACGACGACGTGGCCGCCCTGAAAACCCTCGACCTGACGGTCGAGCGCGGCGAAATCTATGGCTTTCTCGGCCCGAACGGGGCGGGAAAGTCCACCACCATCAACCTCCTGCTCGACTTCATCCGCCCGACGGCGGGGACGGTTACCGTCCTCGGCCACGACGCGCAGGCCGAAAGCCTCGCGGTTCGCCAGCAGACGGGCGTCCTCCCCGAAGGCTTCTCGATGTACAACCGTTTGACCGGCCGCAAGCACGTCGAGTTCGCCATCGAATCGAAGGAGGCGAGCGACGACCCCGACGCACTCCTCCGACGAGTCGGCCTCGAAGGCGAGGGCGACCGGAAAGCGGGTGGGTACTCGAAGGGGATGCGCCAGCGACTGGCACTCGCGATGGCCATCGCTGGCAGCCCCGAACTGCTCATCCTGGACGAACCATCGACCGGCCTCGACCCGAACGGGGCCCGCGAGATGCGTCGCATCATCACCGAAGAACGCGACCGCGGCGCGACCGTGTTCTTCTCCAGTCATATTTTAGAACAGGTCGAAGCCATCTGTGACCGCGTTGGGATTCTCCGGAAGGGCGAACTCGTCGCCGAGGACACGCTCTCTGCGCTCAGAGACGAGACCGGCGCGGGGACGACGCTCGTCATCACCGTCGCCGCACTTCCTGACGGCGCGCTCGACGCCGTCCGTTCGCTGCCGGGCGTGCTCGACGTATCTCACGAGGACGACACGGTCACAGTCGCCTGCGAGGACGGGACGAAGACGCGCGTCCTCACCACGCTCGAAGACAACGGCGCGACCGTGACCGACTTCTCGACGAAAGAGGCGTCGCTCGAAGACCTGTTCGCCTCGTACACGGAGGTTTCGGCGTGA
- a CDS encoding excinuclease ABC subunit C — MDAAALREQATSLPSEPGVYQFLEGDTTLYVGKAVDLRSRVRSYADPRSFRIGQMVERAETVDYAVTDTETQALLLEANLIKRHQPKYNVRLKDDKSYPLVQLTGHEYPRIEVTRDPEQGATVFGPYTNRRRVDEVVKAIRETYGIRGCSDHKFAGRTRPCIDFNIGLCTAPCTGEIGKGAYVADVDAVVRFFEGESGILTEPLEAEMERAAANQEFERAANLRDRLDAARRFHGGGGDVVAKSGSEMVVDVLGVVIEGETATVARLHSERGQLVDRKQYTMDAPEGGEERVAAVLAAFIPQFYAERELPDAILLPERHDDPEIDRWLEAEGVSARVPGAGREATLVDLALKNARRSPATDEGRALGDALGMGRIRRIEGFDVSHAQGKAVVGSNVTFVDGSAAKADYRRKKLTDTNDDYANMRDLIRWRAERAVEGRDDRPDPDLLLIDGGEGQLNAAREALSEVGWDVPAIALAKAEELVITSEGTYDWPSKAPQLHLLQRVRDESHRFAVQYHQTLRDEVKTVLDDIPGVGPELRKRLLRRFGSVDGIRAASVSELQSVAGVGASRAEQIRRRLQ, encoded by the coding sequence ATGGACGCGGCCGCCCTTCGGGAGCAGGCGACATCCCTCCCCAGCGAGCCGGGGGTCTACCAGTTCCTGGAGGGCGACACCACGCTCTACGTCGGGAAAGCGGTCGACTTACGCAGTCGGGTGCGGTCGTACGCCGACCCACGCAGTTTTCGCATCGGACAGATGGTCGAACGCGCAGAGACCGTCGACTACGCCGTCACTGACACGGAGACGCAGGCGCTGTTGCTCGAAGCGAACCTCATCAAGCGCCACCAGCCGAAGTACAACGTCCGGCTGAAAGACGACAAGTCATATCCACTCGTCCAGCTCACGGGCCACGAGTACCCGCGCATCGAAGTGACCCGCGACCCCGAGCAGGGCGCGACCGTCTTCGGCCCGTACACGAACCGTCGCCGGGTGGACGAAGTGGTGAAGGCCATCCGTGAGACCTACGGTATCCGGGGCTGTTCTGACCACAAATTCGCCGGGCGCACTCGCCCTTGCATCGACTTCAACATCGGGCTGTGTACTGCCCCCTGCACCGGCGAAATCGGGAAGGGAGCCTACGTCGCCGACGTGGATGCTGTCGTCCGCTTTTTCGAAGGCGAGAGCGGCATACTCACGGAACCGCTCGAGGCCGAGATGGAACGCGCCGCCGCCAATCAGGAGTTCGAGCGGGCGGCGAATCTGCGCGACCGCCTCGACGCGGCCCGTCGGTTTCACGGGGGCGGCGGTGACGTCGTCGCCAAATCGGGGAGCGAGATGGTCGTGGACGTGCTCGGCGTCGTCATCGAGGGCGAGACGGCGACGGTGGCCCGCCTGCACAGCGAGCGCGGCCAACTCGTCGACCGCAAGCAGTACACTATGGACGCCCCCGAGGGTGGCGAGGAACGGGTCGCTGCCGTGCTCGCTGCGTTCATCCCGCAGTTTTACGCCGAGCGAGAGTTGCCCGACGCCATCTTGCTGCCAGAGCGCCACGACGACCCGGAAATCGACCGATGGCTGGAAGCCGAAGGGGTCTCCGCCCGCGTACCGGGCGCGGGCCGCGAGGCGACGCTCGTCGATTTGGCGCTCAAAAACGCCCGGCGGTCGCCGGCAACCGACGAGGGTCGGGCACTCGGCGACGCCCTTGGCATGGGTCGAATTCGTCGCATCGAGGGGTTCGACGTGAGCCACGCCCAGGGGAAGGCCGTCGTCGGGAGCAACGTGACGTTCGTGGACGGGTCGGCAGCGAAGGCCGACTACCGGCGGAAGAAGCTCACCGACACGAACGACGACTACGCGAACATGCGTGACCTGATTCGCTGGCGGGCAGAACGCGCCGTGGAGGGTCGAGACGACCGCCCGGACCCCGACCTCCTGCTCATCGACGGGGGCGAAGGGCAGTTGAATGCCGCCCGCGAGGCACTCTCGGAAGTCGGGTGGGACGTACCAGCCATCGCTCTTGCGAAGGCAGAAGAACTCGTGATTACCTCCGAGGGGACCTACGACTGGCCCTCGAAGGCACCGCAGCTGCACCTCCTCCAGCGCGTGCGCGACGAGTCCCACCGCTTTGCGGTCCAGTACCACCAGACGCTCCGCGACGAGGTGAAGACCGTCCTCGACGACATCCCCGGGGTCGGTCCGGAGCTGCGAAAGCGACTCCTGCGACGGTTCGGAAGCGTCGATGGCATCCGGGCCGCCTCGGTGAGCGAGTTGCAGTCGGTGGCCGGCGTCGGTGCGTCGCGGGCCGAGCAGATACGCCGTCGCCTCCAATAG
- a CDS encoding SPFH domain-containing protein: MDSFFYQLGKLSRGADGGGLGRVVALAAAVVLFLVLLSVLDGIAILGLLALAGAAIIVAKSVVIVQAYEKQALTVFGEFRDLLGPGIRFVPPFVSETYAFDMRTQTMDVPEQEAITRDNSPVIANAVLYLRVTDAKRAFLEVDDYMRATSNLAQTTLRAVLGDMELDDTLSRRREINDRIRRELEGPTDAWGIRVEAVEVQNITPSRDVVAAMEEQTSAERRRRAMILEAQGERRSSIERAQGEKDSSVIRAQGEKQAQMLEAQGDSIATTLRARAAEAMGERAVLDKGLESLEAIGTSPSTTYIMPQELTSLVGRYGKHLTGSDVSANGEELLSQAFDAETRELLGLDDIDEILKQVEVAEANTVPEEVEAE; encoded by the coding sequence ATGGATAGCTTCTTCTACCAACTCGGAAAGCTCTCGAGAGGCGCAGACGGGGGCGGTCTGGGTCGTGTAGTCGCGCTCGCCGCCGCCGTGGTTCTGTTCCTGGTCCTCCTCTCGGTTCTCGACGGAATCGCGATTCTCGGCCTCCTCGCCCTCGCCGGGGCGGCCATCATCGTCGCGAAGTCCGTCGTCATCGTCCAGGCCTACGAAAAGCAGGCGCTCACCGTCTTCGGTGAGTTCCGCGACCTGCTCGGTCCCGGTATCCGATTCGTCCCGCCGTTCGTCTCCGAGACCTACGCGTTCGACATGCGGACCCAGACGATGGACGTTCCAGAGCAGGAAGCCATCACCCGCGACAACTCGCCGGTCATCGCGAACGCGGTCCTCTACCTCAGAGTGACCGATGCAAAGCGGGCGTTCCTCGAAGTGGACGACTACATGCGCGCCACTTCGAACCTCGCCCAGACGACGCTGCGCGCTGTGTTGGGTGACATGGAACTCGACGACACGCTCTCGCGGCGTCGCGAGATAAACGACCGCATCCGCCGCGAACTGGAAGGGCCCACCGACGCGTGGGGCATCCGCGTCGAGGCGGTGGAGGTCCAGAACATCACGCCGAGTCGCGACGTGGTCGCCGCGATGGAAGAACAAACCTCGGCAGAACGTCGCCGCCGCGCGATGATTCTCGAAGCGCAGGGTGAACGGCGCAGTTCCATCGAGCGCGCTCAGGGTGAGAAAGACTCCTCGGTCATCCGCGCACAGGGTGAAAAGCAGGCCCAGATGTTAGAAGCGCAGGGTGACTCCATCGCGACGACGCTCCGGGCACGCGCCGCGGAGGCGATGGGCGAGCGGGCCGTCCTCGACAAGGGACTGGAATCGCTCGAAGCCATCGGGACGAGCCCCTCCACTACCTACATCATGCCACAGGAACTGACCTCGCTGGTCGGCCGCTACGGCAAGCACCTCACCGGGAGCGACGTGAGCGCGAACGGCGAGGAACTTCTGAGTCAGGCGTTCGACGCAGAGACCCGCGAGTTGCTCGGGCTGGACGACATCGACGAGATTCTGAAGCAGGTAGAAGTGGCGGAGGCGAATACGGTGCCCGAAGAAGTCGAAGCCGAGTAG
- a CDS encoding acyl-CoA thioesterase: protein MASDDATTTATGTTTLDASFTEMSEILMPNDTNNLGRALGGSVLHWMDICGAIAARRFCEGQVVTASMDHVDFTGAIDLGDIVTLEAYVFDTGRTSMDVKVNVSAERPSEGECQQTATSFFTFVALDEAEQPATVPDLDCPTTKQEGLRDLALEQRRARRMELAAALE from the coding sequence ATGGCTTCGGACGACGCCACGACGACGGCCACGGGTACGACCACGCTCGACGCTTCGTTCACGGAGATGAGCGAGATTCTGATGCCGAACGATACGAACAATCTCGGCCGCGCCCTCGGTGGCTCTGTCCTCCACTGGATGGACATCTGCGGGGCGATTGCAGCGCGACGCTTCTGCGAGGGGCAGGTCGTCACCGCGTCGATGGACCACGTCGATTTCACGGGGGCTATCGACCTCGGAGACATCGTCACGCTCGAAGCCTACGTCTTCGACACCGGTCGGACGAGCATGGACGTGAAGGTGAACGTTTCCGCAGAACGCCCGAGCGAGGGTGAGTGCCAGCAGACGGCAACCTCGTTTTTTACCTTCGTCGCCCTCGACGAGGCCGAACAGCCGGCCACGGTTCCCGACCTCGACTGTCCGACGACGAAGCAAGAAGGGCTGCGCGACCTCGCGCTCGAACAGCGGCGGGCGCGTCGGATGGAACTCGCGGCCGCACTCGAATGA
- a CDS encoding GNAT family N-acetyltransferase produces MEIRRATEADFDAIRDVAYAAWKATYDDILDEDTITRTVEEWYAPDALRTLIDQRETDFLVADDGGVVAFCHGVSTANEGDIVRLYTHPDRWDEGIGYRLYERFRDDLRDDGVAEMRAIVVDGDEMAETLFTRMGFRKSGSGSVTMADQEVAESVYSRAV; encoded by the coding sequence ATGGAGATACGACGCGCCACAGAAGCCGACTTCGACGCCATCAGAGACGTCGCCTACGCCGCGTGGAAGGCGACCTACGACGACATTCTGGACGAGGACACCATCACTCGGACGGTCGAAGAATGGTACGCGCCCGACGCGCTTCGAACCCTCATCGACCAACGGGAAACCGACTTTCTCGTCGCCGACGATGGCGGGGTCGTCGCGTTCTGCCACGGCGTCTCGACCGCGAACGAGGGAGACATCGTCCGCCTCTACACGCATCCCGACCGCTGGGACGAGGGTATCGGCTACCGACTCTACGAGCGATTCCGCGACGACCTGCGCGACGACGGCGTGGCCGAGATGCGAGCCATCGTCGTGGACGGCGATGAAATGGCGGAGACGCTGTTTACGCGAATGGGCTTTCGAAAGTCGGGGTCGGGCAGCGTGACGATGGCCGACCAGGAAGTGGCAGAGTCGGTGTACTCACGGGCGGTTTAG
- a CDS encoding ribonucleotide-diphosphate reductase subunit beta — protein MTLLDTTTEHDPNKILPIDYGWAREYYKAGVANNWTPEEVPMQDDVFQWQNGKLSDEERRLVEWNMGFFSTAESLTANNIVLALYEYVTAPECRQYLLRQAYEEAIHTDTFIYCCDSLGLDPEYIYGMYDRIPSIAEKDEFVVELTQVVDDPTFTIETDDDVRAFLRDLVGFYVIMEGIFFYAGFAMMLALKRQGKMVGIGEQFEYIMRDESVHLAFGVDLVNEIRREHPGVWTEEFDAEVTDLIVEAVELEQIYAREACPDAILGMNAEQFAEYVEYIADRRLQQLDLEKQFHTDNPFPWMSEAVDLNKEKNFFETKVTEYQSGGSLDW, from the coding sequence ATGACGCTCCTCGATACCACCACCGAACACGACCCGAACAAGATTCTGCCAATCGATTACGGGTGGGCCCGCGAGTACTACAAGGCGGGCGTCGCGAACAACTGGACGCCAGAAGAGGTTCCGATGCAGGACGACGTGTTCCAGTGGCAAAACGGGAAATTGAGCGACGAGGAACGCCGCCTCGTCGAGTGGAACATGGGATTTTTCTCGACGGCGGAATCGCTCACCGCGAACAACATCGTCCTCGCCCTCTACGAGTACGTGACTGCCCCCGAGTGTCGCCAGTACCTCCTTCGGCAAGCCTACGAGGAGGCCATCCACACGGACACGTTCATCTACTGCTGTGACTCGCTCGGCCTCGACCCCGAGTACATCTACGGAATGTACGACCGTATTCCCTCCATCGCTGAGAAAGACGAATTCGTGGTCGAACTCACGCAGGTGGTGGACGACCCGACTTTCACCATCGAGACGGACGACGACGTGCGAGCGTTCTTACGCGACCTCGTCGGCTTCTACGTCATCATGGAAGGCATCTTCTTCTACGCTGGGTTTGCGATGATGCTCGCCCTCAAGCGACAGGGGAAGATGGTCGGCATCGGCGAGCAGTTCGAGTACATCATGCGCGACGAGTCGGTCCACCTCGCCTTCGGCGTGGACCTCGTAAACGAGATTCGCCGCGAGCATCCGGGCGTCTGGACCGAGGAGTTCGATGCGGAGGTGACCGACCTCATCGTCGAGGCCGTGGAACTCGAACAGATATACGCCCGCGAGGCCTGTCCGGACGCGATTCTCGGGATGAACGCGGAACAGTTCGCAGAATACGTCGAGTACATCGCAGACCGTCGATTGCAACAACTGGACTTAGAAAAGCAGTTCCACACTGACAACCCCTTCCCGTGGATGTCGGAGGCGGTCGACCTGAACAAGGAGAAGAACTTCTTCGAAACGAAGGTCACGGAGTACCAGAGCGGTGGGTCGCTCGACTGGTAA
- a CDS encoding ribonucleoside-diphosphate reductase subunit alpha gives MSYQQSNSQTDSVQTILDRASGSVEGSLAPDVRNELVSEIERTLYDGTSREELFEAVVQSLTARIERDPLFDRLAAAVFRRGYYERLLGTPLSDDVDRAYRDHFKASIREGVDSGLLDARMGEYDLDELADCLVPSRDDRLDYMAMETLVQRYFLRPETDEQPLELPQTFWMRVAMGLALNEDEQRRIDHAVDFYDVLSSLDFVTSTPTLFHAGTAHPQLSSCYLTTVRDDLDDIFDAYKQHANLSKWSGGLGNDWTNLRAAGALIESTGVESTGVVPFLKISNDVTAAINRSGKRRGAACAYLECWHLDFPAFVDLRRNTGDERRRTHDMNTAAWIPDLFMERVQADEQWTLFSPDEVPDLHETYGQEFTEKYREYERRAEAGEFRQYEQVAAKDLWRKLLTRLFETGHPWITFKDPCNVRSPQDHAGVVNSSNLCTEITLNTNAEETAVCNLGSVNLSRHVTGGGLDREKLADTVETAMRMLDNVVDLNFYPTEEAERSNLRHRPVGLGVMGFHAALLEQDIPFASERAVVFADEAQEFVSYHAILGSSKLAAERGSYDSYEGSKWSRGIFPQDTIDLLEAERYREIPLDVTERLDWNELRDHVADHGMRNSNTMAVAPTATISTIAGTTPSIEPIYSNLYVKSNMSGEFTVVNESLVADLKAAGLWDAGMVDRIKYHDGSIQEIRDIPAELREKHRGAFEIDPRHQLRLTAQRGVWIDQSQSHNVFFPATDGKLLDDIYTTAWELGLKTTYYLRTLGASQIEKSTLDLDEYGKTQTRGEQSNTDEGDLCRVSDPTCESCQ, from the coding sequence ATGAGTTACCAACAATCCAACTCACAGACCGACTCGGTACAGACGATACTCGACCGTGCATCGGGGAGCGTCGAGGGGTCGCTCGCACCCGACGTGCGCAACGAACTCGTCTCTGAAATCGAACGCACCCTCTACGACGGGACGTCGCGCGAAGAACTGTTTGAGGCCGTCGTCCAGTCGCTCACTGCTCGCATCGAGCGCGACCCCCTGTTCGACCGCCTCGCGGCCGCCGTATTTCGCCGTGGGTACTACGAACGTCTGCTCGGCACACCGCTCTCCGACGACGTGGATAGGGCGTATCGCGACCACTTCAAGGCGAGCATCCGCGAGGGCGTGGACAGCGGCCTGCTCGACGCCCGAATGGGCGAGTACGACCTTGACGAACTCGCAGACTGTCTCGTCCCGTCACGCGACGACCGACTGGACTATATGGCAATGGAGACGCTCGTCCAGCGGTACTTCCTGCGCCCAGAGACGGACGAACAACCGCTCGAACTCCCCCAGACGTTCTGGATGCGCGTGGCGATGGGTCTCGCGTTGAACGAGGACGAACAGCGACGAATCGACCACGCCGTCGATTTCTACGACGTCCTCTCATCGCTCGACTTCGTCACCTCGACACCGACGCTGTTCCACGCCGGAACTGCCCATCCACAGCTTTCGTCGTGTTATCTCACCACCGTTCGCGACGATTTGGACGACATCTTCGACGCCTACAAACAGCACGCGAATCTCTCGAAGTGGTCCGGGGGCCTCGGCAACGACTGGACGAATCTCCGGGCAGCGGGAGCACTCATCGAGAGCACGGGCGTCGAATCCACCGGCGTCGTCCCGTTCCTCAAGATTTCGAACGACGTGACGGCGGCCATCAACCGCTCGGGAAAGCGTCGCGGCGCGGCCTGCGCCTATCTCGAATGCTGGCATCTCGACTTCCCGGCGTTCGTCGATTTGCGCCGGAACACGGGCGATGAGCGCCGTCGCACCCACGACATGAACACCGCCGCGTGGATTCCAGACCTGTTCATGGAGCGCGTCCAGGCCGACGAGCAGTGGACGCTCTTTTCTCCCGACGAGGTGCCCGACCTCCACGAAACCTACGGTCAGGAGTTCACAGAGAAGTACCGTGAGTACGAGCGCCGTGCCGAGGCGGGCGAGTTTCGCCAGTACGAGCAGGTCGCCGCGAAAGACCTCTGGCGGAAACTGCTCACCCGGCTGTTCGAGACGGGTCACCCCTGGATTACGTTCAAAGACCCGTGTAATGTCCGGTCGCCACAGGACCACGCCGGCGTGGTGAACTCCTCGAATCTGTGTACCGAAATCACGCTCAACACGAACGCGGAGGAAACGGCCGTCTGCAATCTCGGCTCGGTAAATCTCTCTCGACACGTCACCGGAGGCGGCCTCGACCGCGAGAAACTCGCCGACACCGTCGAGACAGCGATGCGAATGCTCGACAACGTGGTCGACCTGAACTTCTACCCGACCGAGGAAGCAGAGCGGTCGAACCTGCGCCATCGACCTGTCGGCCTCGGCGTCATGGGCTTTCACGCTGCTCTCCTCGAACAGGACATCCCGTTCGCCTCCGAACGAGCGGTCGTCTTCGCGGACGAAGCCCAGGAGTTCGTCTCCTACCACGCGATTCTCGGGTCGTCGAAACTCGCCGCAGAACGCGGTTCGTACGACTCCTACGAGGGGTCGAAGTGGTCACGTGGAATCTTCCCACAGGACACCATCGACCTGCTCGAAGCCGAACGCTACCGGGAGATTCCCCTCGACGTGACCGAACGTCTCGACTGGAACGAACTCCGTGACCACGTCGCCGACCACGGGATGCGCAACTCGAATACGATGGCGGTCGCTCCCACCGCGACGATTTCGACGATTGCGGGGACGACGCCCTCCATCGAACCAATCTACTCGAATCTCTACGTCAAGTCGAACATGAGCGGGGAGTTCACCGTCGTAAACGAGTCCCTCGTCGCCGACCTGAAAGCTGCGGGTCTCTGGGATGCGGGCATGGTGGACCGAATCAAGTACCACGACGGCTCGATTCAAGAGATTCGAGACATCCCCGCGGAACTTCGCGAGAAACACCGCGGCGCGTTCGAAATCGACCCGCGCCACCAGTTGCGCCTCACCGCCCAGCGAGGCGTCTGGATCGACCAGAGCCAGAGCCACAACGTCTTCTTCCCGGCCACCGACGGCAAACTCTTAGACGACATCTACACCACCGCCTGGGAACTCGGCCTGAAGACGACCTATTACCTCAGAACGCTCGGCGCGAGTCAAATCGAGAAGTCCACCCTCGACCTAGATGAATACGGGAAGACCCAGACCCGCGGCGAGCAATCGAACACAGACGAGGGAGACCTCTGTCGCGTCTCCGACCCGACCTGCGAGTCCTGCCAATGA
- the uvrB gene encoding excinuclease ABC subunit UvrB, giving the protein MSDSGPLSPDQPGKGRPFRVEAPFDPAGDQPEAIEQLAAGFREGMDRQTLLGVTGSGKTNTVSWVIEEIQKPTLVIAHNKTLAAQLYEEFKNLFPDNAVEYFVSYYDYYQPEAYIEQTDTYIDKDASINEEIDRLRHSATRSLLTRDDVIVVASVSAIYGLGDPRNYESMALRLEQGQQIDRDEVLKRLVDLNYDRNDVDFTNGTFRVRGDTLEVFPMYGRFAVRIEFWGDEIDRMLKVDTLEGGVKSEEPAVLVHPAEHYSIPEQRLEQAIEEIEDLLEDRINYFQRKGDLIAAQRIEERTTFDLEMMRETGYCSGIENYSVHLDNRQVGDPPYTLLDYFPDDFLTVIDESHVTLPQIKGQFAGDKSRKDSLVGNGFRLPTAYDNRPLTFEEFQEKTDQTLYVSATPADYEREHSAQIVEQIVRPTHLVDPKVEISPAGGQVEDLLDRIAERVEREERVLVTTLTKRMAEDLTEYFEEAGVAVEYMHDETDTLERHELIRGLRLGEFDVLVGINLLREGLDIPEVSLVAVLDADQQGFLRSSTTLIQTMGRAARNVNGEVILYADDTTDAMRTAIDETQRRRQIQTEFNEEHGFEPQTIQKEVGKTSLPGSKKKQRNVARVTPETDDEALDLIYELEDRMQEAADNLEFELAADIRDRIQKLRKEFDLDADDGVPAPGEA; this is encoded by the coding sequence ATGAGTGATTCCGGTCCGTTGTCCCCAGACCAACCGGGAAAGGGGCGACCGTTTCGGGTGGAAGCGCCGTTCGACCCTGCGGGTGACCAGCCCGAAGCAATCGAGCAACTCGCGGCAGGGTTTCGCGAGGGAATGGACCGCCAGACCCTGCTCGGCGTGACGGGGTCGGGGAAGACGAACACGGTGAGCTGGGTGATAGAGGAGATACAGAAGCCGACGCTCGTCATCGCCCACAACAAGACCCTCGCCGCCCAGTTGTACGAAGAGTTCAAGAACCTCTTTCCGGACAACGCAGTCGAGTATTTCGTTTCGTACTACGACTACTACCAGCCAGAGGCGTACATCGAGCAGACGGACACCTACATTGACAAGGACGCCTCCATCAACGAGGAAATCGACCGCCTGCGCCACTCGGCGACGCGCTCGCTGCTGACCCGCGACGACGTCATCGTGGTCGCCTCCGTCTCCGCCATCTACGGCCTCGGTGACCCGCGCAACTACGAATCGATGGCGCTGCGCTTAGAGCAGGGTCAGCAAATCGACCGCGACGAGGTGCTAAAACGCCTCGTGGACCTGAACTACGACCGCAACGACGTCGACTTCACGAACGGGACGTTCCGCGTCCGCGGCGACACCCTCGAAGTGTTCCCGATGTACGGCCGGTTCGCCGTCCGCATCGAGTTCTGGGGCGACGAAATCGACCGGATGTTGAAGGTGGACACCCTGGAGGGTGGGGTCAAAAGCGAGGAACCGGCCGTCCTCGTCCACCCTGCAGAGCACTATTCGATTCCAGAACAGCGTCTGGAACAGGCCATCGAGGAAATCGAGGACCTCCTCGAAGACCGCATCAACTACTTCCAGCGCAAGGGCGACCTCATCGCCGCCCAGCGCATCGAAGAGCGCACGACGTTCGACTTAGAGATGATGCGCGAGACGGGGTACTGCTCCGGCATCGAGAACTACTCGGTCCACCTCGACAACCGGCAGGTGGGCGACCCGCCGTACACGCTGCTCGACTACTTCCCCGACGACTTCCTGACCGTCATCGACGAATCCCACGTCACGCTCCCACAGATTAAGGGTCAGTTCGCGGGTGACAAATCGCGAAAGGACTCGCTGGTTGGCAACGGATTCCGTCTCCCGACGGCCTACGACAACCGGCCGCTCACCTTCGAAGAGTTCCAGGAGAAGACCGACCAGACGCTGTACGTGAGTGCGACGCCGGCAGACTATGAGCGTGAACACTCGGCGCAAATCGTCGAACAAATCGTTCGTCCGACGCATCTCGTGGACCCGAAGGTGGAGATTTCACCGGCGGGGGGACAGGTCGAAGACCTACTCGACCGAATCGCAGAGCGCGTCGAGCGCGAGGAGCGCGTCCTCGTGACGACGCTCACGAAACGCATGGCAGAAGACCTCACCGAATACTTCGAGGAGGCTGGCGTGGCGGTCGAGTACATGCACGACGAGACGGATACGCTGGAGCGCCACGAGTTGATTCGCGGCCTGCGCCTCGGCGAGTTCGACGTGCTCGTCGGCATCAATCTGCTGCGCGAGGGCCTCGACATTCCTGAAGTCTCGCTAGTCGCCGTCCTCGACGCAGACCAGCAGGGCTTCCTCCGGTCTTCGACGACGCTCATCCAGACGATGGGACGCGCTGCCCGCAACGTCAACGGCGAGGTCATCCTCTACGCCGACGACACGACCGATGCGATGCGGACGGCCATCGACGAGACCCAGCGCCGTCGGCAGATTCAGACCGAGTTCAACGAGGAACACGGCTTCGAACCCCAGACTATCCAGAAGGAAGTCGGGAAGACGAGTCTCCCCGGGAGCAAGAAGAAACAGCGCAACGTCGCCCGCGTGACTCCGGAGACGGACGACGAGGCGTTGGACCTCATCTACGAACTCGAAGACCGGATGCAGGAGGCGGCGGACAACTTGGAGTTCGAACTGGCCGCCGACATCCGGGACCGCATCCAGAAACTCAGAAAGGAGTTCGATCTCGACGCAGACGACGGAGTCCCGGCCCCCGGCGAAGCCTGA